TCTCTTACCTGGCCTTATCAGACAAGCTGTCCATCAACCGCGCTCTTGCTTACTgcagtaaaaaacagttttgtctctgctgtcattcttcctttgtttctctgtgttcacACGAAACAATAGTCTCCCCAAACATGCACCTGAGTGCTGCCCCTTAGGGCGGTATTTTATGCCTGGAAGTAGAAACAGTTGCCTCATAccattcctctctttctctctgatctTATCATTTCTGTCCAGCAGAGAGTCAAGCTAAAAAGCAATATGTGATAATGTATCTCAATCCACCTCCAGGCCGACTGAACATAATCGTTACCTAGCATCTCTTGCTGGCCACacaaatcaaatggaaaaaggAAACTCTGTCACCTGTCATATCATGTTTGAATGCAGTTGAACACACTCGGTTATCCCCATCTGCTACATGTATTGACAAGTGCATATTTGACATTTCTGACTTGCCGTAGGACAGGGATATGTGGCAAATCATGTGCTCATGTGCTCCGCCGTCTTTTTTCGTCTTCTCTATAGCGGTGGAGACCCAGAGCACCAGCTCAGAGGAGATGGTACCCAGTTCACCGTCTCCACCTCCCCCACCTCGTGTCTACAAGCCCTGCTTCGTGTGCCAGGACAAGTCCTCAGGGTACCACTACGGGGTCAGCTCCTGTGAGGGCTGCAAGGTGAGAAGAACCTGCCAGAGCCCTTTGAGCTCTGCTTTGTCTGGATTTATTACATACATTTCGAAAAATTTGTTACCTGCCTTTTCATcaagaaaagaaggaaagggcTTTAAAAGGCAGTCCTAAGCtattatataatgtatgtaAGATCTTAGTGGGGAAAATGGAAGAACAaagtttttcacttttcacatcTGGATTCAggttatgaaaaaaataaaaaggaaaaaagactTATTATGAAGAGAAACCGTTAAATGTCCCATCCTAAATTTGATGACCTGACTGTAacacacaatctctctctctctatctcatcCCCTTTTGTCTCTCACTTCCTGGTGCTCCAGGGTTTCTTCCGCCGCAGTATCCAGAAGAACATGGTGTACACCTGCCACCGAGACAAGAACTGCCAGATCAACAAGGTCACACGCAACCGCTGCCAGTACTGCAGGCTGCAGAAGTGCTTTGAGGTCGGCATGTCCAAGGAAGGTGAGCCCTCCTGGACTGGAGTCCCAAGAGATAGAGACCAACTTCCAAGACATGGATATTCACTCACATGTGAAtatccacagacacacacacacacacacacacacacacacacaacgcacGGCACACTCTGTTTCAGTCATAGATCAAGACACAGTATGATATTCCAAGTACGTTGGAGACATTGGcatgcagttgttgttgttgtttaaataatACTTGGCTCAGATCATATTTTTGACCTGATTCACACAGTGTGAGTGTATTGATCTATTATTGTTCAGTCAGAGACTCTGGGAAACTATgcagcagagaggcagaagCAGATGATGAGCCTACCAAGGGTGGTGATCAGGGCGAGGCTGGGCACTGTACCAATCATATGACTCATCCCTTTACGAAATGatttctgacttcctgtttcaccaCAGAACCTCGCCCCTCTGGCCGGCACAGACACTGCTTTCATTCATACAGTCAACAGATCCGAAAACAAGATTTTTAGTTTTGACAAAGCTCATGGTGTCAGGACTCATCCAGTGTACCGAAATCAAACCCACAGTTGTGACCTGTTTAGTTTGACCTTGTGTGTGTAAGTGGCAGTTTCTTGCCCTTCACAGAGCCCGTGGGACATGTATGTGGGTGTAATGTTTGTGTGGGATGTGTGTTAAGACCGGGATCACATTGTGCCTCTGCTATTACTGGATATCCTGAGAGGAAGGAAagtcagggaggaggaggagggagaggaggcagagagtgGAGGACTAGTTTATGTGCACCGGTCAAGTGGATAGAGAGATGGACAAGGAAGAGCGCGGGTGATAAGAAAGAGATAGCCAGTGTCCGTCCCGCGCTAAAGGAAATATGTTAATACTGTTAAGAGCAAACCATGTTGCAACTGGGTTCCTTTTTTTCCACGAGTGAGCCCAATGTCCTTGACAGTGGTGAAAGACACAGAGCATGAGTGCTGTGGATGTTTTTACATGTGATCGCAGATAAAAGAAGAGGAACATTCTGTAGCTGATCTGtgtttcttcttgtttctctcttttaaaaaagCGGTGCGTAATGacagaaacaagaagaagaaggatgtGAAGGAGGAGTTGGTGCTTCCAGAGAGCTATGAGCTAAGTGGAGAACTGGAGGAGTTGGTCAATAAAGTCAGCAAAGCTCACAAAGAAACCTTCCCGTCACTCTGCCAATTGGGCAAATACACCACCGTAAgtcacaaacgcacacacatacaccactgTTCACTCATACTGTGTTTGGCAACATTCTTCAAGCTATGCCGTCACGGAGGGCTCCCAGATTGCATGCAATGATGTAAATTCACCGTAGCTTTCCCAACATAGTGGTGGTTTAACTAATTCAGTTCCCCATTAAGCCATCTGTGTGGCCTCTGAATGATTGATGCAACATGTAAatggatttttttcccccccttgattgatgtaaaatgtaaatgtgttgtgAGGCTCGGACACGCTCACCCTTAATGCGGACAGGGTTGTACACCACCTCTGTAACAATAtcctgatctgtgtgtgtgtctgtgtgttcagaacTCCAGCTCAGACACCAGGGTCCAGCTGGATCTGGGTTTATGGGACAAGTTCAGTGAGCTCTCCACCAAATGCATCATCAAGATTGTTGAATTCGCCAAGCGGCTGCCGGGTTTCACCACCCTCACCATCGCCGACCAGATCACTCTACTTAAGTCTGCCTGCCTGGACATACTGGTGAGGAACcgctgtctttgtttttcaccCTTTTGTCCTCTTCACTTGCTCTTTTCTTACAAAATCCGCTCACCTGACAGATGAGGGAATACTTGCATCTGCTGGTGAAAAGTGGTAGTGCAGGACGGTTTGCCCAAATAAAGCTGAGCCTACTTAATCCTTGGTGTAAGAATAGTTATATTATTAAATGGATATCTATGAGTTGAGGTTCTAATTTTGTGCTGcagaaaacatgttaaaatccccattacatcatatttttgatatttatatgttttccaCCTTCTTGTGCTCACAGATGCTGAGGATTTGCACACGCTACACTCCAGAACAGGACACTATGACCTTCTCAGATGGCCTGACTCTGAACCGGACCCAGATGCACAACGCCGGTTTCGGACCTCTCACAGACCTGGTGTTTGCCTTTGCCGGCCAGCTTCTACCCCTGGAGATGGACGACACAGAGACTGGCCTCCTCAGCGCCATCTGCCTCATCTGTGGAGGTACTGCAGTGTGTACACACACTGACAATATCAGTTGTAAACGAGGAAGTGCCTTCAGTTAATCTTTGTTTCAGAATTCCTGTCACTGCTTTGACAGGGTTAGTATTGCACTGAAAATGATCCATATATTACTTTTTGATATGTACAATTATTTCAAGTATATAAGGCCTTTCTACAACTCTTAAacttaatgtaaaaatgtatatttctggtaaacaataaataatacaatgagTTTTTTCCTCACACTTCATCAGACCGTATGGACCTAGAAGAGCCCCAGAAAGTGGATAAGCTGCAAGAACCTCTACTCGAGGCTCTGAAGATCTACGCCCGCCGCCGTCGCCCCAACAAACCTCACATGTTCCCCCGCATGCTGATGAAGATCACCGACCTCAGGGGCATCAGCACTAAGGGTTAGTGTGAAGAGAGTAATTGCTAGAACAAATTCTGATTTTGAAGAAGGCTTGACC
The sequence above is a segment of the Anoplopoma fimbria isolate UVic2021 breed Golden Eagle Sablefish chromosome 12, Afim_UVic_2022, whole genome shotgun sequence genome. Coding sequences within it:
- the rarga gene encoding retinoic acid receptor gamma-A isoform X2, with the translated sequence MFDCMEALGMGPRQLYDVTSRGACMLRKASPFFAGLDPFAWTGSASVQSVETQSTSSEEMVPSSPSPPPPPRVYKPCFVCQDKSSGYHYGVSSCEGCKGFFRRSIQKNMVYTCHRDKNCQINKVTRNRCQYCRLQKCFEVGMSKEAVRNDRNKKKKDVKEELVLPESYELSGELEELVNKVSKAHKETFPSLCQLGKYTTNSSSDTRVQLDLGLWDKFSELSTKCIIKIVEFAKRLPGFTTLTIADQITLLKSACLDILMLRICTRYTPEQDTMTFSDGLTLNRTQMHNAGFGPLTDLVFAFAGQLLPLEMDDTETGLLSAICLICGDRMDLEEPQKVDKLQEPLLEALKIYARRRRPNKPHMFPRMLMKITDLRGISTKGAERAITLKMEIPGPMPPLIREMLENPEAFEDQTEGNESPPPPPPPPPPPAPAQVKQEAEDEDDSWATENGSEPSPEEDEDDDDDGG
- the rarga gene encoding retinoic acid receptor gamma-A isoform X3; the protein is MATNREQQVGHMTGFPPAVYPFAFNSMRSHSPFDLLANSSLFGRFGADLPKEMAALSVETQSTSSEEMVPSSPSPPPPPRVYKPCFVCQDKSSGYHYGVSSCEGCKGFFRRSIQKNMVYTCHRDKNCQINKVTRNRCQYCRLQKCFEVGMSKEAVRNDRNKKKKDVKEELVLPESYELSGELEELVNKVSKAHKETFPSLCQLGKYTTNSSSDTRVQLDLGLWDKFSELSTKCIIKIVEFAKRLPGFTTLTIADQITLLKSACLDILMLRICTRYTPEQDTMTFSDGLTLNRTQMHNAGFGPLTDLVFAFAGQLLPLEMDDTETGLLSAICLICGDRMDLEEPQKVDKLQEPLLEALKIYARRRRPNKPHMFPRMLMKITDLRGISTKGAERAITLKMEIPGPMPPLIREMLENPEAFEDQTEGNESPPPPPPPPPPPAPAQVKQEAEDEDDSWATENGSEPSPEEDEDDDDDGG
- the rarga gene encoding retinoic acid receptor gamma-A isoform X1 produces the protein MRALVIHYLCFKLVRGVCSPMKPRHTLLKAKKKSELDDPSKVQSVKPEASSSLIHSPHPESLRKDTDFNFSGDFQVLQESVKFTQQPAADPGVSSVAMATNREQQVGHMTGFPPAVYPFAFNSMRSHSPFDLLANSSLFGRFGADLPKEMAALSVETQSTSSEEMVPSSPSPPPPPRVYKPCFVCQDKSSGYHYGVSSCEGCKGFFRRSIQKNMVYTCHRDKNCQINKVTRNRCQYCRLQKCFEVGMSKEAVRNDRNKKKKDVKEELVLPESYELSGELEELVNKVSKAHKETFPSLCQLGKYTTNSSSDTRVQLDLGLWDKFSELSTKCIIKIVEFAKRLPGFTTLTIADQITLLKSACLDILMLRICTRYTPEQDTMTFSDGLTLNRTQMHNAGFGPLTDLVFAFAGQLLPLEMDDTETGLLSAICLICGDRMDLEEPQKVDKLQEPLLEALKIYARRRRPNKPHMFPRMLMKITDLRGISTKGAERAITLKMEIPGPMPPLIREMLENPEAFEDQTEGNESPPPPPPPPPPPAPAQVKQEAEDEDDSWATENGSEPSPEEDEDDDDDGG